One part of the Marichromatium purpuratum 984 genome encodes these proteins:
- a CDS encoding EAL domain-containing response regulator, with protein sequence MTHSERLLVVDDTPGVCDLIRDLAEDLGYEVQVVMSRDDFETVFTAIDPTLITLDLQLPGGDGVEILRYLADQGCEASIIVISGFDTRVVGSAMRIGQTHGLRMLGSLRKPFSIQDLENLIAPIETRAFKPDAADLRKALDRGDILPFFQPKACLVHPSGPAICEVEALARWQHPQHGLIAPGEFIPLAESTGMILPLTWTMVEQSARQLAQWRADGLHLSVAINIAPAVIQDLDYPDRLAALVERAGASPEWFTLEITESGAMRDSEHAMDILTRLRLKGFNLSCDDFGTGYSSLVQLYRMPFCELKIDRSFVVDCIDQSEARVIIRASIELGHNLGLSVCAEGVEAQDVFDYLHAQGCDSIQGYHVGYPVPATDLPELVREASRRLLEIEP encoded by the coding sequence ATGACGCATAGCGAGCGACTTCTCGTCGTCGATGACACCCCGGGGGTGTGCGATCTCATTCGCGATCTCGCCGAGGATCTGGGGTACGAGGTCCAGGTCGTGATGTCTCGTGACGACTTCGAGACGGTATTCACGGCGATCGATCCGACCCTGATCACTCTCGATCTGCAACTCCCCGGTGGTGATGGGGTCGAGATCCTGCGTTATCTCGCCGACCAGGGTTGCGAGGCGTCGATCATCGTCATCAGCGGCTTCGACACCCGGGTGGTCGGCTCGGCGATGCGCATCGGCCAGACCCACGGGCTGCGGATGCTCGGCTCGCTCCGCAAGCCGTTCTCCATCCAGGATCTCGAAAACCTCATCGCGCCCATCGAGACGCGTGCATTCAAGCCCGATGCGGCCGATCTGCGCAAAGCGCTCGATCGCGGCGACATCCTGCCCTTCTTCCAGCCCAAGGCCTGCCTGGTCCATCCCAGTGGCCCGGCCATCTGCGAAGTCGAGGCACTGGCGCGCTGGCAGCACCCGCAGCATGGGTTGATCGCGCCGGGGGAGTTCATCCCGTTGGCCGAATCGACCGGGATGATTCTGCCGCTGACCTGGACCATGGTCGAGCAGAGCGCTCGCCAGTTGGCACAATGGCGAGCCGATGGGTTGCACCTGTCGGTTGCGATCAATATCGCCCCGGCGGTGATCCAGGATCTCGACTATCCCGACCGCCTCGCGGCCTTGGTGGAGCGTGCCGGCGCCTCGCCCGAATGGTTCACCCTGGAGATCACCGAATCCGGGGCGATGCGCGACTCGGAGCATGCCATGGACATCCTCACGCGGTTGCGGCTCAAGGGTTTCAACCTCTCCTGCGATGACTTCGGTACCGGTTACTCGTCGCTGGTGCAGCTCTATCGCATGCCTTTCTGCGAACTCAAGATCGATCGCTCCTTCGTGGTCGATTGCATCGATCAGTCAGAGGCGCGAGTGATCATTCGTGCCAGTATCGAACTCGGCCACAACCTCGGCCTGAGCGTCTGCGCCGAGGGCGTGGAGGCGCAGGATGTGTTCGATTATCTTCATGCCCAAGGCTGCGATTCCATCCAGGGCTACCACGTCGGCTACCCGGTGCCGGCGACCGACCTGCCCGAGCTGGTCCGCGAGGCCTCGCGCCGACTGCTCGAGATCGAGCCTTGA
- a CDS encoding UDP-N-acetylmuramoyl-tripeptide--D-alanyl-D-alanine ligase → MHGRVALSTPSAAHWTAADLAGVVAGHWLGPMPVARPLAGFGIDGRRLRPGEVFVAIDGARYDGHDFLAQAAGAGAALAIVERAPPDPPPGLALLAVDSTLGALHRLAMAQRTRLRAAGCRVISVSGSNGKSTTRHLIHQLLSAGGLTGTQSPRSFNNHLGVPLTLLAARPGDDFVACEIGTNHPGEIAALGALVQPDLAVITNIGEEHLAFLGDLSGVAREEFALLDQLAPDALTLLPASPWLAIEPPACRARIARFAPEAGLVAAALPGVHNQLNAAAAVAVARRLGIAESRIRAALDTAQPLPGRSRILFAADPGRPTLIDDSYNANPDSMRAALALLRTCPAPRLAVLGDMHELGAHAPTAHREIAALAAASAERCILIGPGFAATAAPTSPAQVEHHSSQPPTLAARILADTDPATCILVKGSRAMALDRLVEELSQRIAFPAGD, encoded by the coding sequence GTGCACGGTCGAGTCGCACTGAGCACGCCCAGCGCGGCGCACTGGACCGCGGCGGATCTCGCCGGGGTGGTCGCGGGACACTGGCTCGGCCCGATGCCCGTCGCGCGACCGCTCGCCGGGTTCGGCATCGACGGACGGCGACTGCGCCCAGGCGAGGTGTTCGTCGCCATCGACGGGGCACGATACGACGGCCACGACTTTCTCGCCCAGGCCGCCGGCGCGGGGGCCGCGCTCGCCATCGTCGAGCGCGCCCCGCCCGACCCACCGCCGGGGCTGGCGCTACTCGCGGTCGACTCCACCCTCGGAGCGCTGCACCGACTGGCCATGGCCCAGCGCACGCGCCTGCGCGCCGCCGGTTGCCGGGTGATCAGCGTCTCCGGCTCGAACGGCAAGAGCACCACCCGACACCTGATCCACCAGCTGCTGAGCGCCGGTGGCCTGACCGGCACCCAGAGTCCGCGCAGCTTCAACAACCATCTCGGGGTGCCACTGACCCTGCTCGCGGCACGCCCCGGAGACGACTTCGTCGCCTGCGAGATCGGCACCAACCACCCCGGCGAGATCGCCGCGCTCGGCGCGCTCGTCCAGCCGGACCTTGCGGTGATCACCAATATCGGCGAGGAGCACCTGGCCTTCCTCGGTGACCTGTCCGGGGTCGCGCGCGAGGAGTTCGCGCTGCTCGACCAGCTCGCCCCGGACGCCCTGACGCTGCTCCCGGCGTCCCCCTGGCTGGCGATCGAGCCACCGGCCTGTCGCGCCCGGATCGCGCGCTTCGCCCCCGAAGCGGGGCTGGTCGCAGCGGCGCTGCCCGGCGTCCACAACCAGCTCAATGCCGCGGCGGCGGTCGCCGTCGCACGGCGTCTGGGGATCGCCGAGTCCCGCATCCGCGCCGCGCTCGACACCGCCCAACCGCTACCCGGTCGCAGTCGGATCCTGTTCGCCGCAGATCCCGGCCGGCCGACCCTGATCGACGACAGCTACAACGCCAACCCCGACTCGATGCGCGCCGCGCTCGCGCTGCTGCGCACCTGCCCCGCCCCACGCCTCGCCGTGCTCGGCGACATGCACGAGCTGGGCGCGCACGCACCCACCGCCCATCGCGAGATCGCCGCCCTCGCCGCCGCCAGCGCCGAGCGCTGCATCCTCATCGGCCCCGGCTTCGCCGCCACCGCCGCACCCACATCACCAGCCCAGGTCGAGCATCATTCCAGTCAACCGCCGACACTGGCGGCACGGATCCTCGCCGACACCGATCCAGCGACCTGCATCCTCGTCAAGGGATCACGCGCGATGGCGCTGGACCGGCTGGTCGAGGAGCTGAGTCAGCGCATTGCTTTCCCTGCCGGCGACTGA
- a CDS encoding YbcC family protein, producing MKPNDLHTPEPRMAGQLPLDAETPGPGEHDLIEAIETACARIAPVWPLDRFVAVNPFHGLRALDFDHAGDLLRRIAGVRMYMPRGYFRERLERGEIGERDLVEAAARCASTLTPEQLRAALGRERAPRTGVPLITALVDELDADDWSGFVIDRISHHCAAYFDMGQATWQHPWSGMRLYDAWRAFAALDYSADMMGQSGIRARVRALPEAPRACIGAALGRLGIPQAAWADYLHAALLDVGGWAAWTRLLRWEAELEGSSDDHIEALLAIRLAWEVLVYEHKASPGLTARWHALCADLERRAGDPDAPDPEDTIDRVLLCAQELAYQRALIARLRAHRHSAPATRPPLQAAFCIDVRSEVIRRALETVSPQVQTLGFAGFFGAPIAHQPFGADRARPQLPVLLTPRYRVCSELHEAEPEEQAEALTAQHRRLGIGKAWKTFKMGAASCFSFVEAAGFWLYAPKLIGDSLGWSRPVPAPDDPRLDPEQAARLAPSLAPCGHPHADHALGIPEAERVALAEGILRGMSLTTGFARLVLLVGHGSSSVNNPHATGLDCGACGGQSGETNARVVAALLNAPEVRAGLAERGIAIPQDTWFLPALHDTTTDRIRLFDHQRLPADSAEELAELGSRLDQAGELTRLQRATLLGLGGREGRALTKRVEHRARDWSQVRPEWGLAGNACFVAAPRARTQGLDLGGRAFLHDYDWRADHGFATLELIMTAPMVVASWINLQYYASCVDNHRFGSGNKVLHNVVGGAIGVIEGNGGDLRVGLPLQSLHDGRRWIHEPIRLSVFIEAPQSEIDAVIARHDLVRELVEHGWLHLFRIESSGDCARRTEDGDWCTVESH from the coding sequence ATGAAGCCCAATGACCTGCACACCCCGGAGCCACGCATGGCCGGCCAACTGCCACTCGATGCCGAGACACCCGGTCCCGGCGAGCACGACCTGATCGAGGCGATTGAGACGGCCTGCGCGCGCATCGCCCCGGTGTGGCCGCTCGACCGCTTCGTCGCGGTCAACCCCTTCCACGGGCTGCGCGCGCTCGACTTCGACCACGCCGGGGATCTGCTGCGACGCATCGCCGGGGTGCGGATGTACATGCCGCGCGGCTATTTCCGCGAGCGGCTCGAGCGCGGCGAGATCGGCGAACGGGACCTCGTCGAGGCCGCCGCACGCTGCGCCAGCACGCTCACCCCCGAGCAGCTGCGTGCGGCGCTCGGCCGGGAGCGCGCGCCACGCACCGGGGTGCCGCTGATCACCGCGCTGGTCGACGAACTCGACGCCGACGACTGGTCGGGGTTCGTGATCGATCGCATCAGCCATCACTGCGCGGCCTACTTCGACATGGGCCAGGCGACCTGGCAGCACCCCTGGTCGGGGATGCGGCTCTACGACGCCTGGCGCGCCTTCGCCGCGCTCGACTACAGCGCCGACATGATGGGCCAGAGCGGCATCCGCGCCCGGGTGCGCGCCCTGCCCGAGGCGCCACGCGCCTGTATCGGCGCGGCCCTGGGACGGCTCGGCATCCCCCAGGCGGCCTGGGCCGACTATCTCCACGCCGCGCTGCTCGATGTCGGCGGCTGGGCGGCCTGGACCCGGCTGCTGCGCTGGGAGGCCGAACTCGAGGGCAGCAGCGACGACCACATCGAGGCGCTGCTCGCCATCCGTCTGGCCTGGGAGGTCCTGGTCTACGAGCACAAGGCCAGCCCCGGTCTCACCGCCCGCTGGCACGCGCTCTGCGCCGACCTCGAACGACGCGCCGGCGACCCCGACGCGCCCGACCCCGAGGACACCATCGACCGGGTGCTGCTGTGCGCCCAGGAGCTGGCCTATCAACGCGCTCTGATCGCGCGACTGCGCGCACACCGCCACAGCGCGCCCGCCACCCGCCCACCGCTCCAGGCCGCCTTCTGCATCGACGTGCGCTCCGAGGTGATCCGCCGCGCGCTGGAGACCGTCAGCCCCCAGGTCCAGACCCTCGGCTTCGCCGGTTTCTTCGGCGCCCCCATCGCCCACCAGCCGTTCGGCGCCGATCGAGCACGCCCGCAGCTCCCGGTGCTGCTCACGCCGCGCTACCGGGTCTGCTCCGAGCTGCACGAGGCCGAGCCCGAGGAGCAGGCCGAGGCGCTGACCGCCCAGCACCGACGGCTCGGCATCGGCAAGGCATGGAAGACCTTCAAGATGGGCGCGGCCTCGTGCTTCTCCTTCGTCGAGGCCGCCGGCTTCTGGCTCTACGCGCCCAAGCTCATCGGTGACAGCCTCGGCTGGAGCCGCCCGGTGCCGGCCCCGGACGATCCCAGGCTCGACCCCGAGCAGGCCGCGCGCCTCGCCCCCAGCCTCGCGCCCTGTGGCCACCCTCATGCCGATCACGCACTCGGCATCCCCGAGGCCGAGCGTGTCGCGCTCGCCGAGGGCATCCTCCGCGGCATGTCGCTGACCACCGGCTTCGCCCGGCTGGTGCTGCTGGTCGGACACGGCAGCAGCAGCGTCAACAACCCGCATGCCACCGGGCTCGACTGCGGCGCCTGCGGCGGCCAGAGCGGCGAGACCAACGCCCGCGTGGTGGCGGCGCTGCTCAACGCCCCGGAGGTCCGCGCGGGACTCGCCGAGCGCGGTATCGCGATCCCGCAGGACACCTGGTTCCTGCCCGCGCTCCACGACACCACCACCGACCGCATCCGGCTGTTCGACCACCAGCGACTCCCCGCCGACTCTGCCGAGGAGCTGGCCGAACTCGGCAGTCGGCTCGATCAGGCCGGCGAGCTGACCCGGCTGCAACGCGCCACGCTGCTCGGACTCGGCGGACGCGAGGGCCGGGCGCTGACCAAACGGGTCGAGCACCGCGCCCGCGACTGGTCGCAGGTGCGCCCGGAGTGGGGGCTGGCCGGCAACGCCTGCTTCGTTGCCGCGCCACGCGCGCGTACCCAGGGTCTCGACCTCGGTGGCCGCGCCTTCCTCCACGACTACGACTGGCGCGCCGATCACGGCTTCGCGACCCTGGAGCTGATCATGACCGCGCCGATGGTGGTCGCCAGCTGGATCAACCTCCAGTACTACGCCTCCTGCGTCGACAACCACCGTTTCGGTAGTGGCAACAAGGTGCTGCACAACGTCGTCGGCGGCGCCATCGGTGTGATCGAGGGCAACGGCGGCGATCTGCGCGTAGGGCTGCCGCTGCAGTCGTTGCACGACGGCCGACGCTGGATCCACGAGCCGATCCGGCTGAGCGTGTTCATCGAGGCGCCGCAGAGCGAGATCGACGCTGTGATCGCGCGCCACGACCTAGTGCGCGAGCTGGTCGAGCACGGCTGGCTGCACCTGTTCCGCATCGAGTCGAGCGGCGACTGCGCCCGACGGACGGAGGACGGGGACTGGTGCACGGTCGAGTCGCACTGA
- a CDS encoding NADH-quinone oxidoreductase subunit L, with protein MTLTLSTLAALLTPAVLWAAGALPGLRAREAGPGMARLSGLAAWTAFALALVTLLGHGFGPAQSITLLSLPVPLFGSLGLGVYLDGVTAIMLCLVSLVGAVVTRYARNYMAGDPGEGRFHQWLLLTLAAILTLIVAGNLLLFALAWIATSLSLHRLLLFYPERPGAQLAAHKKFVFSRIGDVSLLIAVVLIGAELHTLEFAGLHAAMAGHLGPLSAPLQWAAWLVVLSAALKCAQFPFHGWLLQVMEAPTPVSALLHAGIVNAGAFLVIRMSPIMSFSGAALDALALIGLVTLVVASLVMLTQTSIKVSLAWSTSAQMGFMLLEAGLGLYSLALLHLVAHSLYKAHAFLASGSSVDGFRAPTPQLAQALLAPWQWLVAFQGALLMALLAALAFGIDPGHQPALLVAGAIVTVAVAQLLLQALRLGAEAALLPRATLIGALVCVGYFGLHRLFELAVADDLVALPVAAARLGTLTALAIVAVFVGLLLLQHLFTRLHGPLRQAIQVHLYNGLYVDILVTRLITRLWPPRPATVTA; from the coding sequence ATGACGCTCACGCTCTCCACCCTCGCCGCCCTGCTCACGCCCGCCGTGCTCTGGGCCGCCGGGGCGCTGCCCGGGCTGCGCGCGCGGGAGGCCGGGCCCGGGATGGCCCGGCTCTCCGGGCTGGCGGCCTGGACGGCCTTCGCACTGGCGCTGGTCACGCTTCTCGGACACGGCTTCGGCCCGGCGCAGTCGATCACCCTGTTGTCACTGCCGGTACCGCTGTTCGGCAGCCTCGGGCTCGGGGTCTATCTCGACGGGGTGACCGCGATCATGCTCTGTCTGGTGTCGCTGGTCGGCGCCGTAGTCACCCGCTATGCACGCAACTACATGGCCGGCGACCCCGGCGAGGGGCGTTTCCACCAATGGCTACTGCTGACCCTGGCGGCGATCCTCACCCTGATCGTCGCCGGCAACCTGCTGCTGTTCGCGCTCGCCTGGATCGCCACCAGCCTGAGCCTGCACCGCCTGCTGCTGTTCTACCCGGAGCGGCCCGGCGCGCAGCTTGCCGCACACAAGAAGTTCGTGTTCAGCCGTATCGGTGACGTCAGCCTGTTGATCGCGGTGGTGCTGATCGGCGCCGAGCTGCACACCCTGGAGTTCGCCGGACTGCACGCGGCCATGGCCGGGCATCTCGGACCGCTGTCGGCGCCCTTGCAGTGGGCGGCCTGGCTGGTGGTGCTGAGCGCGGCGCTCAAGTGCGCCCAGTTCCCCTTCCACGGCTGGTTGTTGCAGGTGATGGAGGCGCCGACCCCAGTCTCGGCGCTGCTCCACGCCGGGATCGTCAATGCCGGGGCCTTCCTGGTGATCCGCATGAGCCCGATCATGTCCTTCTCGGGCGCGGCGCTCGACGCCCTCGCGCTGATCGGGCTCGTCACCCTGGTGGTCGCCTCGCTGGTGATGCTCACCCAGACCAGCATCAAGGTCTCGCTGGCCTGGTCAACCTCGGCGCAGATGGGTTTCATGCTGCTCGAGGCCGGGCTCGGACTCTACAGCCTGGCGCTGCTGCACCTGGTCGCCCATTCGCTCTACAAGGCGCACGCCTTCCTCGCCTCGGGCAGCAGCGTCGACGGCTTCCGCGCCCCCACACCGCAGCTCGCCCAGGCCCTGCTCGCGCCCTGGCAGTGGCTGGTCGCCTTCCAGGGGGCGCTGCTGATGGCGCTGCTCGCCGCGCTGGCCTTCGGCATCGATCCAGGCCACCAACCGGCGCTGCTCGTCGCCGGGGCGATCGTCACCGTCGCCGTCGCCCAACTGCTGCTGCAGGCGCTGCGCCTCGGCGCCGAGGCCGCGCTGCTGCCGCGCGCGACCCTGATCGGCGCCCTGGTCTGCGTCGGCTACTTCGGGCTGCACCGACTGTTCGAGCTGGCCGTCGCCGACGACCTGGTGGCGCTGCCGGTCGCCGCCGCGCGGCTCGGCACCCTCACCGCGCTGGCGATCGTCGCCGTCTTCGTCGGCCTGCTGCTGCTCCAGCATCTGTTCACCCGGCTGCACGGACCGCTGCGCCAAGCGATCCAGGTCCATCTCTACAACGGACTCTACGTCGACATCCTGGTGACCCGACTGATCACCCGACTGTGGCCGCCGCGTCCGGCGACCGTCACGGCCTGA